The Rhododendron vialii isolate Sample 1 chromosome 6a, ASM3025357v1 genome includes a window with the following:
- the LOC131329833 gene encoding F-box/kelch-repeat protein At1g22040-like: MGAFWSMSRTPDTTSMYMEVSSAKTFKRQMISSVYCEENLRLIPTLPDEISIRIFARVPRIWYFNMRLVARNWKAVMVSPELFNLRKELGTTEEWLYLLTKFEDDKLFWHALDPRSKKWQKLPPILNGFYQDDYKKGLYGLLMRSMAGQSSNFTNIIRGWVGRKHASGLVPLTGCATGMANGCLYVLGGFSKACAMRCVWRYDPIMNVWSEATPMSVGRAYCKTSILNNKLYVVGGVSHRSLGGLAPLQSAEVFDPCTGNWSELPSMPFSKVQVAPAAFLADMLKLIATGMTSYKGRLCVPQSLCSWPFFVDVGGDVYDPETNCWGEMPIGMGEGWPVRQAGTKLSVVVDGELYALDPCTSLCSGKIKVYDEKEDAWKVVIGKVPMCDFLESEYPYLLTGFHGKLHVIMKDENRKVVVMQADLCNNTAYSSASSSSTSLACARSSVEHSNSMAESETVVWKVIAPTNFGSAELVSCQVVDI; encoded by the coding sequence ATGGGGGCTTTTTGGAGCATGTCACGTACCCCTGACACCACCAGCATGTACATGGAGGTTTCTTCAGCTAAAACCTTCAAGAGGCAAATGATTTCATCTGTCTACTGCGAGGAGAACTTAAGATTGATTCCTACTCTTCCTGACGAGATATCAATCCGCATTTTTGCTAGAGTTCCAAGAATTTGGTACTTCAACATGAGGCTGGTGGCGCGTAACTGGAAGGCAGTCATGGTGAGCCCTGAGTTATTCAATTTGAGAAAAGAACTTGGCACGACAGAGGAGTGGCTATACTTGCTTACCAAGTTTGAAGATGACAAGCTCTTCTGGCATGCTCTTGATCCTCGGtcaaaaaaatggcaaaaattgCCGCCAATACTAAATGGTTTTTATCAAGATGATTACAAGAAGGGTCTGTACGGACTTTTGATGCGGAGCATGGCGGGGCAAAGTAGTAACTTTACCAACATAATTAGGGGATGGGTTGGTCGAAAGCATGCATCCGGGCTGGTACCTTTAACTGGTTGTGCTACCGGAATGGCTAATGGATGCCTTTATGTCCTAGGAGGATTCTCAAAAGCTTGTGCTATGAGATGTGTTTGGCGATATGATCCGATTATGAATGTGTGGAGTGAAGCGACTCCCATGTCTGTAGGTAGGGCATATTGCAAGACAAGCATTTTGAACAATAAGCTTTATGTTGTTGGTGGGGTTAGTCATCggagccttggtggattggctCCTTTGCAATCGGCTGAAGTTTTTGATCCTTGCACGGGTAACTGGTCCGAGTTACCAAGCATGCCCTTCTCAAAAGTTCAGGTTGCACCAGCTGCCTTTTTGGCTGACATGCTAAAGCTGATTGCCACTGGGATGACTTCGTACAAGGGGAGATTATGTGTTCCTCAGAGTTTGTGTTCTTGGCCATTCTTTGTCGATGTTGGAGGAGATGTTTATGATCCAGAAACGAATTGTTGGGGTGAAATGCCGATCGGGATGGGGGAAGGGTGGCCTGTGAGGCAggcagggaccaaattgagtgTTGTGGTAGATGGGGAGTTGTACGCATTGGACCCTTGTACTTCACTCTGTAGTGGGAAAATAAAGGTGTATGATGAGAAAGAGGATGCTTGGAAAGTGGTTATTGGAAAAGTTCCTATGTGTGATTTTTTGGAGTCAGAATATCCATATTTACTCACGGGTTTTCATGGGAAGCTTCATGTCATCATGAAAGATGAAAATCGTAAAGTTGTAGTTATGCAAGCTGATCTATGCAATAATACTGCTTATTCTTCTGCTTCATCCTCATCAACTTCTCTAGCTTGTGCTAGATCCTCTGTTGAACATTCGAATTCAATGGCAGAATCAGAAACGGTTGTTTGGAAGGTCATTGCTCCAACAAATTTTGGGTCTGCTGAACTAGTGAGCTGTCAAGTTGTTGATATTTAG